CTTCCATCTGCTCAGCAATCTTGTCCATGTCCACATCATTAGCCAACTCTAGCTCTTTTAGATTTATCTTTAGAAGGTCAACACGACCCTTGGCTGCaattcaaaaacacacacacaaaaaatactttaaaacatattttccagtattattacaattattttttttcgcTGACGTTGGTGGGTACATTATATGGACAAGTAGTGTGACACTTTATTCCcacacagggttcatacactttttaaccaacaaatttccatgattttttcacgACTTTTCCATTCCTTTAGGGCACAATTTCATGGCCATaggatttttaaaacagtgcaaacatggacaataaatcaataaatcaactaaaactataattgtaATTgaatatagtaggtctaaaattaatcTGACACTCAATCTTTAATCCTAAGAGCTCAATTGTAAGcttaaaattactgaattaactctgagctgatatatttgtagctcaaaatagattttctccatcgataagcGGAAACAAAAAGATTTGtaaagcaaatttccatgacttttccaaaactttctggccatttttatttttcaaaaacctgtccaggcctggaaattgctatttcaaaatccatgacttttccaggtttttaatgacCATTTGAACCCTGCCACATCAAAGAACTTTTATTAACAAAGGCTTTATTCTTCTTTTGCTGGAGTCAGCGTTTTGAAGATTTAAGGTATGGATTTGTATACATTCAGCAACAGCAGAATCAGTGAGGTCAAGGTAGTGGCCCTTTATATTCCTCTCAatcccacacctggcattagccATGGTGCCAATAGCTTCATGTTTATCTGAGCCTATTCTGTAAGCATTAAGTAACTTAATATAGACATTTCTGGCTACTGTAGTGCCCATATATAAGCTTGCACAACACTGTAGTGCTACATAGCAGTTAGGTATTGATGTATGCTGAGTATAGCTATACCTGAGGGCAGAGGGATATAGATTCTTTTTTCTAGTCGTCGTCTCAAAGCTTCATCAATGTCCCAAGGAAAGTTAGTGGCTGCCAGAACCATCACCATTTTAGATGGGTCATTTTCTGATGTTCCTCCAACACCTGTGGGCCCCAAATGAgaagttaacttttttttttttacacacaattacaacacTTAACATCGATtgcacatcacatcacacatcacTCATCACATCTGTAGTCTCCCTAAAATAACTTACAGTTTGTTACCAGAGTCCCTTTAACACACAAactctatgctaagctaagcaaTGGGTTTCTCCATTTATGGAGAAAATAGTATTTCTATACATACCATCCATTtgtacaagcagttcagctttgacTCTTCGGCTGGCTTCATGCTCTTCTGATGTTCCTCTGCGGCTGCACATGGAGTCAATCTCATCAATAAATATGGTGGTTGGAGCGTAAAATCGTGCCTGCAAAAGACCACATACATTTATTATACAGGCAAACCTGTTAAAGTGTTTCAAACTATAGCATCTATTAAGGTTCAGATGTGcaaattaaagtataaaacactacaaataatTGTATTCACCATTTCAAACAGGAGACGCACAAGCTTCTCAGACTCCCCTCTGTATTTAGAGGTGAGGGTGGAGGAAGAAACATTGAAGAAAGTGGTCCTGCATTCTGTTGCTACAGCTTTTGCCAGCAGAGTCTTTCCAGTACCAGGGGGCCCCACCATCAACACACCCTGGAATAATATTACAATAGCAATTTtacatacataatataataatattacatatatactgtaaatacacaaCATTTTGGTTTAAAATAAACTGCTTGATTAAAACAACAAAAGGTTATCTGACCAGCAGATGGCACTGTAAGTCTAAAGTCTGTGTCAAATTTCGAATTAGTTACTGTATTCATATGTACACTTTTTACAATCATGCACATATCTTTCACAAAAACCCTTTTTTGTTTCTGATAGACACACTTTATACAGCATCTCATTTGATAATCTATATAAAAGTATAGATTATTACTGCAAATATCATTTGTACCTTCCATGGTCTTCTGATTCCCTTAAAGAACTCTGGCATCCACATGGGCAGAACCACTGCTTCCTTCAGTAGCTTCTTTGCTTCCTCCAGATCTGCAATATCATCCCTGAGGGTATAAAGGTCCAGTAAACATCACAATTCATTGGCATGTTTTTCTTGAGTCTTGTGATGGCTCTAAAAGTAAAAGCCAAATGTTAATTTCTGGATTTGGCAATTGGCTTAACAATTAATAACGTTGAagtcacataaaaaataaataaataaaaaataaaactttacagCTTTACAAGCAAAAAGCAACTTTAcgagaaaaaggtaaaaaattgtTGACTTTCAAAGGAAGTCAGAGCATAAATATTTGATTCCAAATAATTATGAAGCATTTTTATTGATCATTATATTTTAACACATATTTTAGCACATGCTGCTCCCGCTGGAAAATCTCCACACTCCACAAAAGACAATTCAGTGACCCCACACAGCATTGTTCATGCAAAATGGCACACAATGTACACAATGAATTATATCAGTTAAAACAACCCTTCAAATATTCCTCCACAAACTAACAAGTAAACCTCAAGTCTTTAAATCACTTTCACAAAAGGATTTGTAGCAAGTAGCTACAATGCTCAGTGCCAGAAAGGTTGGCGCAGGATTGGTGCAGTGCTACCAGGCACATCAGCCGTACTCAGCAGAGTTGGAGCAGCATAGCTGCAAGGCTTACAGCCAGTATTCAGACGGTTGGAATAAGATAGCAACACTGTGAGAATAAACTGTCAAAGAAAGACATCAAATGTTCCTTTTCCCAAAGATAATGGCACAAACTATGATTATGAACTAAAACACGGTCTAAATTAGTTCCTATCCTAACTGCTCTTCTGTGCTTATTTGTAGGAGCTGCAATAACAACAATACTGAACCAACTACACAGGGTAGCACAACATCCCCTTCCCAACAGCTGAGTAAGCATCCAAGTCAACTGCTTATCCATCACTATGCTATCTAACCAGTTATCTACATcaatcgatcgatcgatcgatcgatcgatcgatagaaaaaaatattctgaatattattattttacaattaattacGAAACCACTTCTacggacatttcttccaaattccaatttagagcatttattagcataaaataaaaaatggcagagctttcagacctcaaataatgcaaaaaaaagttcatattcataaagttttaagagttcagaaatcaatatttggtgcaataaacctggttttaatcacagttttcatgcatcttaacatgttctccaccagtcttacacactgttttaaataactttatgccactcctggtgcaaaactcaagcacttcagcttggtttgctggcttgtgatcatccatctttcccttgattacattccaaaggttttcaatcaTTCAACATTTACAagtagtcttttattttttccagagctatatattgcaatttcagtttatttacagtatccgATGTGCAGTCCTATTACTGACCACACAGCAAAAGCCTTGCTACTCCCTGGAAATGGAAACTACTTAAGCTCTGCAGtcattaagattttttaaatgtgtttttagagCTGATGCAAGCATGTATGTGTGACATTCTTTAAGCAAACTCTAGATTTAAAATTGCCATAAATTGAAGGAGATGAACACACCACTTTACGTTTGGGTTCTGGGAGATGATGTCTCGCTCCAATGTCTCGATCAGATCTTTGTCTTCTCCGCCTCTGTCAAACTTTTTTACTTCTGTCTCTGAGGCAACCAGTTTGCTCTGCAGGTGTAGGAGTAGGTAAAAGTAGGTTAGTGCACTGTTATCTAGGGAAAATGCTTGCTTTAGTTCAATTTATTAAGTTATTTCTGCAGAGACACTTGAACAAACTTCAAAACTGTTACTTTAACAAACCCACAAATAGGTATATTTTATTTACCAAATTACTACTAACATTAAATAGAACAACTTTAGCCTGGGTTTCAGTATTAAATCTTTGTTTTAGCTCTCATCTGCCTTTATTTGCACAAATAGGGGAAACCGGTATCACAGGTCAAGTCAATACAGCCAAAGGCATTTTGCTCAGACAGAATGAAGTGTACGGTTACAATGTGTATTTGCAGGCCCTTTAAGAGTAGACCACAACAGACTTACACTTTAGTTAATACAGGGTCTTTTCCCCCAAATCCATTCATTCATGCCTATTCTTACCTTGTCTTCTTTGGGTTTGGACCCATTGTCTTTCTTCTCCTTGCCCTTTGGAGGTTTTGCTCGGTCTCCGTTTTGGACACGTGGTGACTGTCGGTGCTGAGAGCGAGGTCCAACACTTATTCGGTTGCCATGTGCTTTACCTTCTCTGTATGGCACTGGAGCCCGCCGAACCGCAGATGGCCTGAACACGATCACACACAATTTCACCCACTACTAACCTGAAGTACACAATCTCTGAAGTTACATTTGCCTTTGTCTCAAAGCAAACTTCAGACAGCACATTTGTCATTGTGGATCAACTTCAGGAAATATAAGAGGAAAATTTGTGATTTCTGGCCAAAATCATATTTTAATGGAATTCGGAACTGATTTAATCAGGTCTAAACTGATGTGCCTGTATTCACAATGAAGCATATTCAAACTAGATTACAGTCAAAttacttttaaataactttaaatggaagaaaaggaaaaaacaaagcaCAGCTGCCTGTGTGTAGGCCAAGTTCAGCCACGTGGATACTAATCCACTTCACATGACAGTTCTGCTGGAGGTCTAATCTCTGCAAAGACAGTTAAAGCAAAGTATCAAAGCTCAGAGTATCAAAACAAAAGAAGGCAAAGCCATTTACTGCACCAATAGCCCTTTATGTAATAAAAATCACTATCATTAATAATATGTATTTCCAGTATATAAACATAGGCTTGAAGATTCTTGACGTGTCACTCATATAATGTCATATAATGATTTATTGCATTGTTGCAATGTTTTGTAGTGCCAACTTCAGATGCTCTGGTtaggggggttgttggggagggacaacagactgcatgtgtgacgtaacataggcataaatgttgacacattattcaaacatttaatagtctgtgtataaccttattgtcaagtgacacattttagataacgttttcattttcatatttacattttctccactcttgtaaaaaaaaaagtgcacttttaattttttttctactgagagctcttcttaagatggtgtccttgtgtaaaataatgtaactttatgtttcatagagatttttataaacgtcaggacatgtggtcttactgtgaactacaaatgaacagaagtcacattacagcagtgtttctcaaccctgatcctgcatattctactgcatattaacactgttctgcatattctactgcatattaacactgttctgcatattctactgcatattaacactgttctgtatattctactgcatattaacactgttctccattttctactgcatattaacactgttctccatattctactgcatattaacactgttctgtatattctactgcatattaacactgttctgtatattcttctgcatattaacactgttctgtatattcttctgcatattaacactgttctgcagatattcttatgattttagccgatctgattcaggagtttagggttaagcagtttatcagagctgtgtgtggatgaaactggtgaaaccggtgaaactgctcacttacaagaagctgcagttactcatccaaccactagtgggagctgcagcagcagcacaagccccgctctcttcactcagtcacagctacagcccagccacgggctacagagctcagctcagccagtctggagcgtttttttttacacgttttttttaagttcatctgtgtaggaaaaggttttaaaaacggataatacagctctctacagttcacctatcagccaaagcagctaacagcagcagttgtcacggaggcactgctcggattacattataaacaggtcagttagcgcgctgctaacctcatgatgtttataactacggagtttagtggacacaccacggctgcaaggttagactgttgaaggctactgaagactattaaaggctattggaggttattgaaagggttattggagcagaaatcagtaaaggctgcttagataagtgattcacctcctcgtcctttactgcggtgaaactgcgactagcgctgtcacagtgatgtttatttaacgtcattaaaactgattttgtcaggtattgtcttataaatatttacacagaacttatatctctcctaaaaagcatttattttggtcagtaacattcatgtttatttactagcagcgtaaattaccagtgtttgctttggtgtggatgtaattaggggaatctgtaccagccaggtttgccaggcacctgtgtggcattaatgtggcatttggccccgcccaagatcggtatcggcgctcggcccatcgtggtgaaagacgaccggcgatcggaatcggccccaaaaacactgatccgttcaggaggtgtaaaaaaggaggtgaataaCTCCACTtaattttcactgtgacagctgtcactctaggtgaaaatcaagatcaggtgaaaatctaggtgaaatgaagatcaggtggaaaacacaattttagttcagtgatcagggttaagaaactgctttaaactacaaacataaagtactgtactaaattctgactatccactacatctggcttctagctaattagctatattcattttctcctgtaatcctaaactaataacgacagtgaaatatgtgaaatagtgattagctgatcaggtacagggcaagttgaacattacatatatagtttatttattttctaaaaccttgactccctatctagctaattccaaactcaagctaactcactaacacagctgcagtttattaatcacagtgggtttaatctgtgtgctgatacaagaagtgtatttttaaccagctatcagaaacatatcatcacagtttacgtgtttagcctaccgttatctttttttgagaaaaatctccgtatatccagatctgtttttaaatcagctgaagctgctgcgtccgatcccgctgctaaatctcacagcaagggaggggcttcctccgcgcgccgcaaaaacagcaagctgattggctgtttctactgagaggcgggacttaatacctgaaccggctctacttatttatttatttattttatttatatatatattttttttatagagccacgctgcgccggaacgctatcacccctgtaAATAAGCCATGTCACTGACTTAAAGTCATAGATAAAATGGCATGACTTCACTCAGCATTAGTGATATATCCATCACATAGCTGTCCTTAGTTTTCAAAATGATGAAAAATAACCTGTCATTCTATGGGTATACCTATGTTCCACCTGGGCAGGCATAAAATCATCCTCTTGGCTGAAACTGCTCGGCTTTGACGGGGCAGCCTCCAACTGGAAACTCTCCAGTGTCCTCATGATGTCCCTCACGTGCTTTCTTTCCTCGCTGATCTCTTGCCATACCTGAACACAGGACACAAACAAGCTCAAAACAATCAGACTATTTACACATCAAACCACTTGCCTCACCTTTATACTAATGTTTGCATGAATGTGGAACACAATGGCAGTTCAAACAGCAACTCTTGCCTCTGGGCAATTAGTAATGACAGTTCCAGTAACTCCAGGGGTTACCATACCAGTGTCCCGGGAGGCTGTAGTCTTACCTGTTGCCATTTCTGCTGTAAAGAAGAGTCTCGCACTGAATATAAGTATTTCTTGATCTGCTCCAGCACTCCCTCGTAGCAAACCACAGCCGAGCTGTAGTTACCCAGCAGGGCGTACTCTCTGGCCAGCTTTACATTCTCGCTGATCTCTACAAGACTCATTCTGGAAGAGGACACAGTGAAATTACCTCCCATAACCAGAACATAATAGCTAGTACTGAAAGAaactcaaatcaaataaaaaagacaaataggTCAGTAAGGCTAGTCTCTCTGTAACTGCTGAACATTTCACAACTTAAACCATAAGAACTCAGACCCATTTATGATTACTGATCAGATAAATCCAGCAGGCAACCCATTCATGATTTTTTCCTATTGTGGGCACAtgactaaatatttttaaataaaaatcctgACAACACCAATTTTAAAACTGGCATTTTAACATCGTACTTTAGTAGTTGTACACTTTTAAAGTGAAAACTGTCCTGTGATCCTCTTAAGATTTCTGGTATGTTTCACTAAGATTTCATCAgttaaaatgacaaataaagtgctgtaagaaattTTACACTAAGGCTGTCAACATTAACGAGTTACCTGATGTAATTAACCTGTACGACAGCGTGTTAGGGCAACTCTTGATCtttaatcctgtaatattacgactttaatctcgaagtggactgtttttatgtttttttttttgagtggttCAAatcttgaattattattttttattttttaaacacaatttaatcTTGTGACAATattgacagagcctggtgacgCATAAGACATTAAACAGCAACGCGTACTGTTAAGTTCAGAAGGTATATTgccttttatttttactgaagtGTATGCTTACACACATTTTCTCTTTTCAAGCTGTTAAAAAACTCTGTAACTCGACACATTATAATATTCTAGTTAAAGGGCATCAAAACTAACCTGAGaattatataataatgtaaagaaaaagtgtaaaccacactacaccattattactAACCctttccaaaaaatacagtatcttAAGTACCatcatgattttatccatgatttagtcaAAGAATATTGttgggattattttttttaagagcttGGCACCAATACTACAAATGTGTTTCTATCACTgattattttatacacatttaaggTAATTAAGGTACCCATTATCAAACGCATAGTCTTaaggaagaaaaagtgtgattaatcacataattCTATTGTGATTAACTGGATAATTggacattgaataaaaaaaaacaccactaattTAAGTACACAGCTGTAGAAGGGTCTGTGACACACGTCTCGATGGCCTATTTTGGGTTAGTGTGTATTAACTCTTATTTTTATAaaactgaggttttttttttttttactttttatttagatTAGGTTAGCTACCGCTAGCTAGTAAGTTTACTAATTGGCAAACAcgataaatatcaataaaaaaagcttaaataaGATTAACTAATGCTAACTATGGGTAATTATCTAAGTTAACTAAtgttatgtgatttttttttccaacagaCTCTACGGCTGGTAGCGTTAGCTAAACTTACCTAACAAACCCAGCTAAGCTAatcaactagctagctaacctaactaactagcATAGcgatagttagcttagctaatagTTTGAAGACTGTTAAACTGATGTAGCTAGCGTTTACTAATTAACTGAGCTAGTCAACAAGGTTAACTAACTTAATTTAGTTAAGTTAATTAGTAGCTaagttaacctagttaactagctaCATTAGCATAACCTTTAGCATAGCAAACTATTATGGCTGCCAACATAAGTTAATGCTAATGCGACAAAAACACGTAGGTTAGTCAACCTAGTTACAGCCAGACTGCAAGAGAGTCAATACAAATaaaccaaacacaaaaacacGGTACAATACAATTCGCTCGCTTACCTTTCGGTTAACGAAGAGAAAGTTACTGTCTAAGTCTGTACTGACGGTAAAATAGCCCAGTAATTTAAGATTAACTTCACAAATTCAAGAAAATCCACGACAAACACCCAAAAACTGATAAAACTCCCCGTTTAACTCTCTTACAGCGCTATAGTTCTCTATTAGCTACACTAGTTGTAACACACCGGCTCCACTCAGACTGGAGCAGTCAATCGTTGGTTGAGCAGGTTATCAAAATCATGTAAGTTATATAAAGTTTAGTTCAGTATGATCGAGCTGAAATAACTCACTTGTCTCAGCGCTGAACAGAAGCagcctgtaaaaaaacaaaccactGCGAACAATCCACCTCCAGCACGAACTTCagcatctgagagagagagattagtcaCTGAAGTTCAGAATAAATCTACAGACACTTGTTGGCAGAGTTTCGGAGGAAGGTAAACCCGGGAGAGAATCTCTGGAGAGGAGAAAACACACTGAGCTAAGAGTCTCTGCTGGAATTGTAGAGCCACCAGGGGGCGCTCACGAGTGAGACCAAAATTAATGGGTTTATATGGAGAAAcggagcaaaatcagagtttataaatgtttaagtaTTTGTATCATGAAAAATGTTCTCATTTCCCCAACACAGAAcattatcaaatgtttcagtactgcagagATATTCTTTAAAGCGTTTAACATATTAACGTGCCTTGacctgtatacgggctacaggtggaGATGATAGAAATCCcttattttctgcagtaaaataagttttttttacactctgaaaatttgagggctttgaaatctcgtACAAGGCACTTGCAGAAGCTGCTGTTTTCTCTCTTCAGGATTtcagccaattttatgattttattaattgtattttgacattagcaggtttgcttaaatatattttttatattttctattacaattacaattctgCTTTTccgtaatgtttcttatcaaacatgaaagctttttatgtaatgcttaaatagaaatccccAAGATTTagaggtgtaatgtcaggcagacaattgacaaaaatcctggcctgttaaaagGGTAAAACTCCAGTTATTAAGCTTTTAAACTCAGAGATCTGACTGTAAATCCAGTATCAGTTCACCAACCACTCAGCGCACAATAGCAAAAATGAGCGCCTAAACTacctaaaacctgtttactgaaaaaagtaaaatatgttggtatgtttcttttcatttatttttaggaaaatacattattatacttTTAACAATTAAAGGAATATTCAGAGAAAGTAGTTTTactattttaattagttttatccCTTTAGCTCCATTCAACCCCATCCAGTGTGgcctcactcgcgggctccctctagcggttctTAGTAATGTTCTGATACAGCGGTAGAGATGGGAAGTGGACAGGCTCCCTATAAACCAGCTCTAAATCCGCCCCAGTTCACATCTACACCAGCAGGGTGAGTACAGCAGCTGCTGTTTGAAttatcttcaaaataaaagtctctacaCTGGGGCTGCGTCCAGTAACTTTtgttactcctcctctcctaccccgaaAGAAGGTGAAGGaatagaggaggaggaggaagaatggAGAGAAGTAGCAGTAATTGAGAAAATGGGACAGCTGATGCCTTTTAATAGAATGTTGACTACTTattaactgagccaatcacagcgcTCATTTTCAACTCCCCTAACACTGCCCAGCCAATCTCAGCATATGATATATGGTCATCCTGTTAAATGTGGATGTGTAAACTCCAGTTCATTGCAGAGAAAATTCTatatttctgaaattatgtgaaaTATTTGCCAATCAAATAAAAGAGAaagccttatttttttatttcttaaattttatttcattttatctatttttttatttgttcatagaTGATGATACATGTTCAACAATTACACAagtgtttttaagtattatttcGACACATACATatgtcaaaaaataaatgaattaataagtaattaatttgatttaaaaatctgTGCTCAGGTGCTTTGTGGGCGAGGCCTCAAAGATGTAagagagtttttccttgccactgttgtcaccacaattCTTTTGGCATTTCTGTGGTGCTCgctcataagaggtgtggacctgtttttttctctgtgaagctgctttgtgacaacttctatataaataaaactgaattgaattgaaattaaaGCCAACCCAAAATCTATAAAACATTTCCTGGGTAGCATACTGTGGTGTTATTGGCTTCTTTCTTCTCCTCTGGTATTTAGACAGGTGGCAAGATGGCATCATGAAATCAGTTTCTGGGTCACAGAGGAGAGGAGGGGGAACGGAAGTACAAAAGAGCAACTGTTTGGGGGGTTCTGGATGCAGCCTCAGACTCCTGAACACCGCTCTCACACATACATTTCATACAAAGTGTATTTGTACTCACCTACATTTTCGCTCATATGAACTTGTGTGACAACCCATtattaatccatagggtttaatatgatgtttcAGCTCTGCTGTTGATGTTTTAGGCTTCAACTCtcctgggaaggctttccaccaGTTTTAGGAGTGTGTGAAATTTTGATGTCAAGATATGTCAACCCCCCACCCCAGTGATCCCGGGGGCCCCACGCAattgcgtggtggtaaaatctgcccctgggtgtagcagcattaaCACAGTTTAACACAATGGGTTATATGGGATTaagttaaatgtgtttttaactaAGTTCTCTTTGTCTAATTTTGGGACATAAGTGAAAATCTTATGATGTTTTAGGTCTTATGTatgcataaattaaaaaaaaatctaatcactaAGGGTTAGTGATTTTCTGTTCAGTTCTcctcagagagggcagttagttcattagttggatcagctgtgtgtaatatgctgttagtgttgccaactcctcagtaaggaaagtagctattggctgtcctagtTGCaggaagtcgctaaatgacgccatcgcctaatttgcataatatatgtttttgaagctgtaaaggattaacgttgTGGGACAAAACAAATGAGTGAAACACCttaaaatatgttagaaatgttacacatgaactctaacaaataaacaacttctgttgctttttttttaaataggcagtcacatctcaaaataacttaatttttacgtaaaaaaaaaaatattttttttgccatgttaaatgttattataagagcagcagttagccgaaACTGTTAttctacttaattttttttatttttttttattcagggttttgttttatttttttttaagttttctttatttttaaatgtattctagacaaattgttcaatgataAGCTATGTGGCTAGATGTttaggcagacactgtggacgaggtgagtgactaagactgtgtgtgtgtgtgtgtgtgtgaccacttttacaatttacagtttttttttgttttgtttttttttataaaaattaagaatttactttatttcacttttataAGTGCTACTGTAATGTAGGGCTGCAaccaatgattattttggtagtcgactaatctgatgaccATTTTatcgattagtcaattagtcaacgattatttctgccatgtcctccatctctaaaaacaacagagaaacagctaaacatgagatttaaaaggcatttaaatgtccacatgttgtttaagcgtggagagtactgatatttagttaataaatatgtaatctgttgtgtttgggcacttttggaaacacGGACCAAGTTCCTTTTGTCCCCAGTACGTTGTGT
This genomic interval from Astyanax mexicanus isolate ESR-SI-001 chromosome 1, AstMex3_surface, whole genome shotgun sequence contains the following:
- the katna1 gene encoding katanin p60 ATPase-containing subunit A1, with the protein product MSLVEISENVKLAREYALLGNYSSAVVCYEGVLEQIKKYLYSVRDSSLQQKWQQVWQEISEERKHVRDIMRTLESFQLEAAPSKPSSFSQEDDFMPAQVEHRPSAVRRAPVPYREGKAHGNRISVGPRSQHRQSPRVQNGDRAKPPKGKEKKDNGSKPKEDKSKLVASETEVKKFDRGGEDKDLIETLERDIISQNPNVKWDDIADLEEAKKLLKEAVVLPMWMPEFFKGIRRPWKGVLMVGPPGTGKTLLAKAVATECRTTFFNVSSSTLTSKYRGESEKLVRLLFEMARFYAPTTIFIDEIDSMCSRRGTSEEHEASRRVKAELLVQMDGVGGTSENDPSKMVMVLAATNFPWDIDEALRRRLEKRIYIPLPSAKGRVDLLKINLKELELANDVDMDKIAEQMEGYSGADITNVCRDASLMAMRRRIEGLTPEEIRNISREEMHMPTTMEDFETALKKVSKSVSAADLEKYEKWIAEFGSC